Genomic DNA from Peribacillus simplex:
CTCAACTTTCCTCGGTAGTAAAGCGATTGCAGGAACTTTTACCGCTGAAGATTTAGAAAGGGCAGATGAACAAGGAATAACAATTGCGGAAGCGTTAAAAGGAATTGGTATTGCTGACCCATATGCTTATAAAAAAGCCAGTCGTACTCCAGAAGAACTCCTCGCTTATTTGGAACTTCATATCGAACAGGGTCCTGTGCTTGAGAAGGAGAATGAACCTGTCGGAATAGTTCGTGGGATTGCTGGTGCTACAAGATTTTATTTTGAAATTATCGGGAAACCTGGACATGCAGGGACAGTTCCTGTTGCCCTTAGACAAGATGCACTTTTAGGAGCGAGTGATCTCATTTCCTACATTGAGAACATAGCTATCCAAAATGAACCATTGGTAGCGACCGTTGGTAAACTTACTGTAAGTCCGGGTGCTAGTAATGTAATACCTGGCCTTGTAACAGGGACGCTGGATATCCGTGATTTAAATGTTGATCGTAAGAAAAAAGCTATTGATGCCATTTTAACTGAAAGTGAAAAAGTAGCAAAGGCTAGAGGACTCCAAATTCATTTTGAACAAGTCATGGAAGCCGATCCTGTATACTGTGATGAACAATTGATTACAGTAATCGAAGAATCGATTCACGAACTGGATGGAAGCGTCATCAGTCTTGTAAGTGGTGCTGGTCACGATGCAATGGCTATGGCGGATGTAACGAATGTTGCGATGATTTTCGTTCGTTGTAAAGATGGTCTTAGTCATCACCCTGATGAATTCGTTACTGTAGAAGATATGGGTGCAGGAGCAAGAGTTCTTTACTCTACAGTAATTAAAATAGCCACAAAACAATATTGAGGGACATATAAAGGTTTTATATAAATATAAGACCAACTTACAAAAAAACTCGTGATCCGACTGTATCGGATCCCGAGTTTTTTCAAAATGAATACATTTCAATCAGTACCTCTTGAACAAATCAGTCAACCGTCATCAGAAGCATTTTCCTATAAGATTGAATGCTTCGAAAAGCTCATTCGATAAGAAATATATTTAAAGACAGAGATCCTTCTAGCGATGAAAACAGTCATACGTATCAACTCAGATCCAATGGTTACAAAAGGAGTTCCGTATGGACTCTTTATCATGTTCATAAAAAAGCCACTGAAATTCCTGGATTCCTCCATAATGGATTCTGTAGCGTAACTTCCAGAAAAGAAGTCGAGATTTACTCTTCATCTTGATCTCTGTCTGCGTGGGCAGTTTACCTTCAGTCAATGCCTTCTTTAGTATTTAGTAGTAATTACAATTACTTATTAATCACTGTTATCTCTGAAAATTGAACCCATGAGTAAAGCTATGCGTAAATGAAGTGAGTTTTTTGAATCATGGACGGAATAATTCAAAATGTCCTCACATTTGGCAATTCGGTATTTAACGGTATTACGGTGAACAAACAGTTTCCTGGATGTAATCGCAAGTTCACAATTATTATCCAAATATACCAATAAGGTATTAACTAAGTCTTTTTCATCTTTATTTTTCGGATAGGATAGAGAACGTAAAGTATTTTCATAAAATTTTTTTAAATCTTTTTCGGGAATTAACCGAATCAGTTCGATTAATTGCTTGGTCTCGTAAAAGTTTATAAATTTATTTTGAAACAGTTCAGACCCATGTGTCCATGCTTCCACTGCCTCTTCGTATGTAAGGTGGATAAAGGTAAGGTCATTAGAAAAGTTACCAACTCCAAACGACAACGAAATTTTTAGATTCGAATAAGCCTCATTCTGGAATTCCTTCAGCCTTTCTTCTATTATGCTTTTAATCGAATCATTAATATTCAGAGGAGATTGCATCAAAATAACAAAATAACCATCTTTCATAAAAACGATGTTGTTAGTATCTATTTTTAAAAATGATTTATGTAAAAATTTATATAAATAGTCGTATAATCTATTCATTATTTCTGCACTTTTTTGTAAAGCGTTTTGTTTATCATAATCAATCTTACATACAATGCATACGTATTTCATATTGTCGATTAAGCCATGCTGTTTTCCCCTATGAATAATTTCTTGTTTGTTGGAAATCTTTCCATCAACAAGGGAAGCAAAAAAGTTATTTTCTAACAAACGACTGTTTTCTCTAATAGCCTCGTTTTTAAGCAACGTGAATGAAATGACTGTTGATGCTTGCTCTATAGCTAATTGGGAAGATGGGTATGAAAGCTTCTCAGGGTGAAGAATTATTAGTAAATATGGATAGGGACGCATTGTTTTCACCCGAAACAATTTTATAGAAATGTCGGTATTTTGGATGTTAATTGTGAGCTGGTTTTTTTCTAGGTATATTTCTATATCACTTTTAATGTGTTCCTGAACATTTTTCATAATGATTTTCATATTTCCTGTACGAAAATGATGAGAAAAGGATGTTACATCACCAATAGGATCAAGTAGGAGAACAGGACATTTTAATAGGGAGCCAAGATTTTCAATTAAAGAATTCAGGCTGTAGCCTTTTATCATCATATTGGTAAATTCCTTGTGAATATGCATCGCATAAAATAACTCTTCGATTTGGTTATCCCATATAAAGCTTAATAATTGATGAGCAACCGCACCTAATGTTAATGTCTCTGGAATTTGAATAATGGGAAATTCTAATGAGTCAGCT
This window encodes:
- a CDS encoding PucR family transcriptional regulator; this encodes MKKVEDLFIVDVFREAKIIAGHAGLKRKVESIEISETPDAINFLAENSLLLTTGYAFKDDPHALCNLISQINELPCAGIAIKLKRFIDKIPPEVIELADSLEFPIIQIPETLTLGAVAHQLLSFIWDNQIEELFYAMHIHKEFTNMMIKGYSLNSLIENLGSLLKCPVLLLDPIGDVTSFSHHFRTGNMKIIMKNVQEHIKSDIEIYLEKNQLTINIQNTDISIKLFRVKTMRPYPYLLIILHPEKLSYPSSQLAIEQASTVISFTLLKNEAIRENSRLLENNFFASLVDGKISNKQEIIHRGKQHGLIDNMKYVCIVCKIDYDKQNALQKSAEIMNRLYDYLYKFLHKSFLKIDTNNIVFMKDGYFVILMQSPLNINDSIKSIIEERLKEFQNEAYSNLKISLSFGVGNFSNDLTFIHLTYEEAVEAWTHGSELFQNKFINFYETKQLIELIRLIPEKDLKKFYENTLRSLSYPKNKDEKDLVNTLLVYLDNNCELAITSRKLFVHRNTVKYRIAKCEDILNYSVHDSKNSLHLRIALLMGSIFRDNSD
- a CDS encoding allantoate amidohydrolase; the encoded protein is MVKLQKDVDAIRINKRTEELAACSSTSVGVTRLPFTVESLKAESLVEEWMKAAGMTVRKDALNNIIGRYEGKDPTAPVLMIGSHLDSVIEAGKYDGILGVITGIEVVQTLKDNGIILYNPIEVVGFCDEEGVRFHSTFLGSKAIAGTFTAEDLERADEQGITIAEALKGIGIADPYAYKKASRTPEELLAYLELHIEQGPVLEKENEPVGIVRGIAGATRFYFEIIGKPGHAGTVPVALRQDALLGASDLISYIENIAIQNEPLVATVGKLTVSPGASNVIPGLVTGTLDIRDLNVDRKKKAIDAILTESEKVAKARGLQIHFEQVMEADPVYCDEQLITVIEESIHELDGSVISLVSGAGHDAMAMADVTNVAMIFVRCKDGLSHHPDEFVTVEDMGAGARVLYSTVIKIATKQY